In Drosophila willistoni isolate 14030-0811.24 chromosome XR unlocalized genomic scaffold, UCI_dwil_1.1 Seg8, whole genome shotgun sequence, a single genomic region encodes these proteins:
- the LOC6645917 gene encoding probable malonyl-CoA-acyl carrier protein transacylase, mitochondrial: MNLRNLLNLRKSHFIGNSSWSRWSSDAAKTSTTEPPATIDSLDAAKRKQLLKDLAEPVETTRQRPTINPKETSVMLFPGQGTQYVGMAKDLLQFPGARRIFQLANEVLKYDLLKICLEGPRDKLNRTEYAQLAVMVSSLAALEKLREERPRAIENCVAAAGFSLGEITALVYAGAMEFDKALKLVQVRALAMQTACDKAAGTMAMTIYGPDTNLGEACAKAKQWCLDLGVESPYCGIANYMYPHCKVIAGNVEALEFLEKNSKVLKIRRMKRLAVSGAFHTPLMDSAVEPFVKALKTIKLQDPIIRVYSNVDGKPYRNARHVLTQLPKQIVRPVKWEQTLHEMYERQQGVEFPRTFECGPGKGLIQVLEKVNAKAAQSGQNILA, encoded by the coding sequence ATGAACTTGcgcaatttattaaatttaaggaAGTCTCATTTCATTGGCAACTCAAGCTGGTCCCGATGGAGCAGCGATGCAGCCAAAACATCCACCACGGAACCCCCAGCAACAATAGATTCCCTAGATGCTGCCAAACGGAAGCAACTACTTAAGGATTTAGCCGAACCGGTAGAAACGACCCGCCAGAGACCAACTATTAATCCCAAAGAGACGAGCGTCATGCTCTTTCCTGGCCAAGGTACTCAGTATGTGGGTATGGCCAAGGACCTGCTTCAATTTCCAGGGGCACGTCGCATTTTTCAGCTGGCAAACGAAGTTCTCAAATACGATCTATTGAAAATCTGCCTGGAAGGACCACGTGATAAACTGAACAGAACGGAGTATGCGCAACTGGCTGTGATGGTATCCTCGTTGGCTGCACTGGAGAAACTACGCGAAGAGCGACCCAGGGCCATAGAAAACTGtgtggctgctgctggctTCAGCCTGGGCGAGATTACAGCTCTCGTGTATGCGGGAGCCATGGAATTCGACAAAGCCTTAAAATTGGTTCAAGTCCGGGCTCTTGCCATGCAAACAGCCTGCGATAAGGCGGCTGGAACCATGGCCATGACTATTTATGGGCCGGATACGAATCTTGGAGAGGCCTGCGCGAAGGCCAAGCAATGGTGCCTTGATCTCGGTGTCGAGTCTCCCTACTGTGGCATAGCAAACTATATGTATCCCCATTGTAAAGTCATAGCCGGCAATGTGGAGGCTTTGGAGTTCCTCGAAAAGAATTCAAAAGTCCTGAAAATACGACGAATGAAACGCTTGGCCGTAAGTGGAGCATTTCACACACCGCTTATGGACTCGGCGGTCGAGCCCTTTGTTAAAGCTCTAAAGACCATCAAACTACAGGACCCCATAATACGTGTGTACTCCAATGTAGATGGTAAACCGTATCGGAACGCTCGCCATGTGTTAACCCAGCTTCCCAAGCAAATTGTCCGACCAGTAAAATGGGAACAAACCCTCCATGAAATGTACGAGAGACAACAGGGTGTTGAATTTCCACGCACTTTCGAATGCGGACCCGGCAAGGGTCTTATCCAGGTTCTGGAAAAGGTTAATGCCAAGGCAGCTCAATCGGGCCAGAACATTTTAGCATAA
- the LOC6645915 gene encoding uncharacterized protein LOC6645915, which translates to MTRSAYEVQRDFALSSGLRSEIIWDSLSPDQADVLRQKIANLICENEAKNTKMVTKQRNELFQNIWQQRKYTNRILLSAIVYVLVTVETDPELALQSTQYSCHPVFRTRKCMRGDTNSDSTSEGCCMVFIDEHGRVYPNWQRYVYGNTLPKGCMIAPNNGIYTFSNDEDLGVELMIQPTPASNIKYRILNVGDKLATVGGLVATVPVAAALAIPVAGPVVIAATAVGVATTAYSTLRSLKRLVDRRCHSQTISLTDREARGNWLGVAGGVVGLGATGATKALTTIASSGREVHTAAQLAVKGINVSSIVISGTGVVHGVYDLYLKISDEELLSGFDVLQIASSLVIFTHSINNLRIASKATNGSSLRRALQNQTRKVINKITQESVKLHGGDSSSSAKKFDIIRTLNDIPYKEALLSLHEINSHLTQGASIVGAIGSTILPSLVTVGGGGKTILNLESLALQFGGKFVQHISNLGSFMDVFDALAKYFSDQVVQLMMQMTRSFVEQNVDTIDRTLNTFVSTETVLYRMLMHCVNTYDDFGFEFLERRRDEILQKIGKYFKSLEAVNVPDCRKYQCKVCKGAYYITKL; encoded by the exons ATGACGCGTTCAGCTTATGAGGTGCAACGGGACTTTGCCTTGAGCAGCGGTCTGCGCTCAGAAATTATATGGGACTC GCTATCGCCGGATCAGGCAGATGTTTTGaggcaaaaaattgcaaatttaattTGCGAAAATGAAgctaaaaatacaaaaatggtCACCAAGCAGCGAAACGAATTGTTTCAAAACATTTGGCAGCAACGGAAATATACAAATCGGATTTTACTTTCGGCCATTGTCTATGTGCTGGTCACTGTCGAAACGGATCCCGAATTGGCTCTGCAGTCCACTCAATATAGTTGCCATCCTGTCTTCCGCACCCGCAAATGCATGAGAGGTGACACCAACAGCGATTCCACTAGTGAGGGCTGCTGCATGGTTTTCATTGATGAGCACGGACGCGTCTATCCCAATTGGCAGAGATATGTCTACGGCAATACGTTGCCCAAAGGTTGCATGATAGCACCCAATAATGGCATTTATACGTTCTCCAATGATGAGGATCTTGGTGTGGAATTAATGATTCAACCGACACCAGCATCCAATATTAAATATCGCATACTCAATGTCGGTGACAAATTGGCCACTGTTGGGGGCCTGGTGGCAACTGTTCCAGTAGCTGCTGCCTTAGCTATTCCTGTTGCAGGTCCTGTGGTGATTGCTGCAACGGCTGTGGGCGTGGCTACCACTGCATATAGTACTCTGCGTTCTCTAAAGCGTCTGGTAGATCGACGTTGCCACAGCCAGACCATCTCACTAACCGATCGAGAGGCACGCGGCAATTGGCTAGGCGTGGCTGGTGGCGTTGTGGGACTCGGAGCGACGGGAGCCACAAAAGCATTGACTACTATAGCATCATCGGGCAGAGAAGTGCACACCGCTGCTCAATTGGCCGTGAAGGGCATTAATGTGTCGTCTATTGTCATTTCTGGCACGGGTGTGGTCCATGGCGTATATGATTTGTATTTG AAAATCAGCGACGAAGAGCTTCTGAGTGGCTTTGATGTGTTACAGATAGCCTCCAGCTTGGTGATTTTCACCCATTCCATTAACAATTTACGTATTGCTTCCAAGGCCACCAATGGCTCCTCATTGAGACGAGCACTACAAAATCAAACCAG GAAAGTCATCAATAAAATTACCCAAGAGTCGGTCAAGCTGCATGGCGGTGACTCCTCGAGTTCAGCCAAGAAATTTGACATTATACGCACTCTGAATGATATACCCTACAAGGAGGCATTACTCAGTTTGCATGAAATTAATTCCCATCTAACACAAGGTGCTTCGATAGTTGGAGCTATTGGATCCACCATCCTACCCAGTTTGGTTACTGTGGGTGGCGGTGGCAaaaccattttgaatcttgaatCTTTGGCCCTTCAATTTGGTGGCAAATTTGTGCAGCATATCAGCAATTTGGGTAGTTTTATGGATGTCTTTGATGCCCTGGCCAAGTATTTCAGTGACCAAGTGGTCCAGTTGATGATGCAAATGACTCGCAGCTTTGTGGAGCAGAATGTCGACACCATTGATCGCACATTGAATACCTTTGTGTCCACCGAAACTGTTCTCTATCGCATGCTAATGCATTGCGTGAATACATATGatgattttggttttgaattCCTTGAGAGACGCCGTGATGAAATTCTTCAAAAGAttggcaaatattttaaatccTTGGAAGCGGTCAATGTCCCAGATTGTCGTAAATATCAGTGTAAAGTGTGTAAAGGTGCCTATtatataacaaaattataa
- the LOC6645913 gene encoding ribosome biogenesis protein BMS1 homolog, translating into MADDAGQDKRKQHRARQSGVKAVKKKDKAKKDSNQKEPELTARQRNPKAFAINSAQRAERNFRRKEDLTAKKQHIPVVDQTPDEPPPVLIAIVGPPKVGKTTLIKDLIKSFTRTNVTDIKGPITIVTSKKRRITLVECNNDVNSMIDIAKCADLVLLLCDASYGFEMEIFEFLNICQVHGMPKIMGVLTHLDMIKNPKQLRKRKKELKHRFWTEVYDGAKLFYLSGLLHGEYLRNEVKNLGRFISVMKFRPLSWRGAHSYLLVDRMEDVTNTDQVRRNPKCDREVILYGYVRGVPLKQEHMVHIAGLGDARIDELSVIPDPCPLPGTEKKRSLLEKERLLYAPMSGVGGIVYDKDAVYIELQGSHSHKEKTAEATEQEELVTKLIDKKATIDQQMEQQEFRLFSDGMAIKSKDFQSDNEAENSDDEDADDSGLEAADSSDDDEEKTEEFIADDWRGENSEEDEEENSDGNASSDDEEYQNLTGKSSGAALDDDDEEDEDDEEEARIIANNMSWKSNLAEKARDAFLQRHSESKNLMRLVYGIYNQSDKRRQQEADEDAADTDEEEELGGLFRLASKKQTDLQHDKDIRDKDESCLFQYQSDATRNWLAEENKDLIKNCFVTGKWKASEDAETLLRLDDMSDAESEVYGDFEDLETGEQHKGKPKDDGEEGQTEEPATAAVKRKLTRVEEENLTKSELMAKKLKLKAKFDAEYDKGGEKGDEEDLGRITGDHSFYEDLKAEAQRQSELNKSEFANLDNELRIQIEGYRAGLYVRLGFRQLPAEFVEHFDPSYPVLVGALNMTEENVGYVNCKVKKHRWYKKILKTGDPLIISMGWRRFQTVSIFAKVEDNFRHRYLKYTPNHVTCSMTFWGPITPQNTGFLALQTVRQDQEEMKRLGFRIAATGCVTELDKSSQIMKKLKLVGHPFKIYKKTAYIKDMFNSSLEVAKFEGAKIKTVSGIRGQIKKSHHTPEGSYRATFEDKILLSDIVFCRTWFNVEVPRFYAPITTLLMPAEQKSQWQGMKTLGQLKRERALQNQAQPDSLYTEIVRKPKIFRPLVIPKALQRALPYKDKPKMGPENPKEALERVAVVNSPYEQKVSKMMKMIETNYKDKKSRDRLETKKRLSTFRAKKRAEEASKMKRQKELRKKVSRAVSKMRGKQTS; encoded by the exons ATGGCCGATGATGCTGGCCAGGACAAGAGGAAACAACATCGTGCACGCCAATCTGGTGttaaggctgttaagaagaaGGATAAGGCCAAAAAAGACTCTAATCAAAAGGAGCCCGAGCTGACGGCGCGGCAAAGGAATCCCAAGGCATTTGCCATTAATTCCGCGCAGCGAGCAGAAAGAAATTTCCGCCGTAAAGAGGATTTGACGGCCAAGAAGCAGCATATACCTGTAGTAGATCAGACACCAGATGAACCGCCGCCGGTGCTGATTGCCATAGTGGGACCACCGAAAGTGGGTAAAACAACACTGATTAAGGATCTGATCAAAAGTTTTACACGAACCAATGTCACGGACATCAAGGGTCCCATTACCATAGTCACCTCTAAGAAGCGTCGCATCACATTGGTAGAGTGCAATAATGATGTTAACTCGATGATTGATATAGCGAAATGTGCGGATCTGGTTTTGCTGCTTTGCGATGCGAGTTATGGATTCGAAATGGAAATCTTTGAGTTCCTCAACATATGCCAAGTACATGGCATGCCAAAGATTATGGGCGTCCTCACGCATTTGGATATGATCAAGAATCCCAAACAATTGAGGAAGCGCAAAAAGGAACTGAAACATCGATTCTGGACGGAGGTATATGATGGAGCCAAGTTATTTTATCTTTCTGGATTACTGCATGGAGAATATTTGAGAAACGAAGTGAAGAACTTGGGCCGCTTTATCTCAGTGATGAAGTTTCGTCCTTTATCCTGGCGTGGAGCTCATAGTTATCTGCTGGTGGATCGTATGGAGGATGTGACAAACACGGATCAAGTCCGTCGTAATCCCAAATGTGACCGTGAAGTCATTCTTTATGGTTATGTGCGTGGTGTTCCTCTTAAGCAAGAGCATATGGTTCATATAGCTGGTCTGGGCGATGCTCGCATTGATGAGCTGAGTGTTATTCCCGATCCCTGCCCGTTACCCGGTACTGAAAAGAagcgaagtctgctagaaAAGGAACGCTTGCTTTATGCTCCCATGTCGGGTGTGGGAGGCATAGTCTATGACAAGGATGCAGTTTACATTGAGCTGCAGGGCTCGCATTCCCACAAGGAAAAGACAGCTGAGGCCACCGAACAGGAGGAGCTTGTTACCAAGTTGATTGACAAAAAGGCCACCATTGATCAGCAAATGGAGCAACAAGAATTTCGTCTTTTCTCtgatggtatggccattaagTCCAAAGATTTTCAAAGTGATAATGAGGCTGAAAATAGTGACGATGAAGACGCTGATGATTCTGGCTTAGAAGCAGCTGATTCCAGTGACGATGATGAGGAAAAAACTGAAGAATTCATTGCCGATGATTGGCGGGGTGAAAATAGTGAAGAAGACGAAGAGGAAAACAGCGATGGAAATGCCTCCTCCGATGATGAAGAGTATCAAAACCTAACGGGGAAAAGTAGTGGTGCTGCTcttgatgacgatgatgaagaagatgaagatgatgagGAGGAAGCCCGAATCATAGCCAATAACATGAGCTGGAAATCCAATTTGGCAGAAAAGGCTAGAGATGCATTTCTGCAGCGGCACTCCGAGTCCAAGAATCTGATGCGTTTGGTATATGGTATCTATAACCAAAGCGATAAGAGGCGTCAGCAAGAAGCGGATGAGGATGCTGCGGATACGGATGAGGAAGAGGAACTGGGTGGTCTTTTTCGTCTGGCCTCCAAGAAACAAACCGATTTGCAACATGATAAGGACATACGGGACAAAGATGAGAGCTGCCTATTCCAATATCAAAGTG ATGCCACACGCAATTGGCTAGCGGAAGAGAACAAGGATCTCATTAAAAACTGTTTTGTCACCGGCAAATGGAAAGCCTCTGAAGATGCTGAAACTTTGCTTCGCTTGGACGATATGAGCGATGCTGAGAGTGAGGTATATGGAGATTTCGAGGATTTGGAAACTGGTGAACAGCATAAAGGAAAGCCCAAAGACGACGGGGAGGAGGGGCAGACAGAGGAGCCAGCTACTGCTGCAGTCAAACGAAAATTGACTCGCGTTGAGGAAGAGAATCTAACCAAATCAGAATTAATGGCCAAAAAGTTAAAGCTGAAAGCCAAATTCGATGCGGAATATGATAAAGGTGGAGAGAAAGGCGACGAAGAAGATTTGGGTCGTATTACTGGCGATCATTCCTTTTACGAGGACCTGAAGGCTGAGGCCCAGCGCCAAAGTGAACTTAACAAATCAGAATTTGCCAACTTGGACAATGAGCTAAGAATACAAATCGAAGGCTATCGTGCTGGCCTATATGTTCGTTTGGGTTTCAGGCAATTGCCAGCTGAATTTGTTGAACATTTCGATCCCAGCTATCCCGTGCTGGTGGGAGCTCTCAATATGACCGAGGAGAACGTGGGTTATGTCAATTGTAAAGTTAAGAAACATCGTTGGTACAAGAAAATCCTTAAAACGGGAGATCCTTTGATTATATCCATGGGATGGCGACGCTTCCAAACCGTTTCGATCTTTGCCAAAGTGGAGGATAATTTCAGGCATCGTTATCTGAAGTACACGCCCAATCATGTAACCTGCAGCATGACCTTTTGGGGTCCTATTACACCGCAGAATACTGGTTTCTTGGCTCTGCAGACAGTGCGACAAGATCAGGAGGAAATGAAGCGTCTAGGCTTTCGTATAGCAGCCACTGGATGTGTCACCGAATTGGACAAATCCTCGCAGATAATGAAGAAGCTGAAGCTAGTAGGTCATCCATTTAAGATTTATAAGAAAACCGCATACATTAAGGACATGTTCAACTCCTCGCTAGAGGTGGCCAAATTCGAGGGTGCCAAAATTAAAACAGTCTCCGGCATACGTGGTCAGATTAAGAAATCCCATCACACGCCCGAGGGTTCCTACCGAGCCACCTTTGAGGATAAAATTCTTTTAAGTGACATTGTATTCTGTCGCACTTGGTTCAATGTGGAAGTGCCACGTTTCTATGCCCCGATCACAACGCTGCTGATGCCTGCCGAACAGAAGAGCCAATGGCAGGGCATGAAAACTTTGGGACAACTGAAACGCGAACGTGCCCTACAAAATCAGGCTCAACCCGATAGCTTGTACACAGAGATTGTACGCAAACCGAAAATCTTTCGTCCTCTGGTCATACCGAAAGCCCTGCAACGAGCCCTTCCATATAAGGATAAGCCCAAAATGGGTCCAGAAAATCCTAAAGAGGCTTTGGAACGTGTGGCTGTTGTTAACTCACCGTACGAGCAAAAGGTCAGcaaaatgatgaaaatgaTCGAGACCAACTATAAGGATAAAAAGTCACGCGATCGCCTAGAAACAAAGAAACGTCTAAGCACCTTCCGTGCCAAAAAGCGGGCCGAAGAGGCTTCCAAAATGAAGCGCCAAAAGGAACTGCGGAAGAAGGTCTCTCGGGCCGTTAGTAAAATGAGAGGCAAGCAGACAAGTTAA
- the LOC6645914 gene encoding uncharacterized protein LOC6645914: MVSPRKSATTSSNKVMATTAKSCESLFSASSRESASLIYQRKQMPHRVGMKSSSHGSSGIRQPSMVPQNTSEIHQRVMSARNLRMKTFQNQLADAQAEIANLAHENRMLRTLHKRQSSALNKYESTNAELPQLLHSHSEELRVWQTKHRNLQAINKDLEMKLKQKEALILSLSDQNKHYSQLNKDKNLDERQKLQEKLRSLEQRLQDKDNDMKLMARKVQLETKNFRQQLLNEQKKGKEVMLKLEKARLELSGYRKLEEYTLGVNDKGNPLASGRRPKLGGVSMDEPDKIDKLEKSLELLDKAIEKNNQSEFNALADVLETDSMFDFDKVVDVDDKNDLVSPTLGDSKIPSRVTKLPTPGQAKQMGTGGTTRSSLSHLVSAQSKMSGSGKAGNSRLRSGAGSIGNGGANIKGNIGGSANKRRDTDARLSSTESKSIKPSLKSFELDYDEDFEDHDDADDSFGLIDKWCDDVAGTHDNGSDEVNANEMSLVNYGNYMDNKNSSNGEIDAMLEEDEDEDEEEQTESQDSQRDEDEVSKPNPRGPRMKENMSSIRKQISNDHKERESFLNAYCRQSSSSNVREDAKKRTGVVAPGVGVGNTLTGSRKHSLLAALKVIDDNKGQD; encoded by the exons ATGGTATCGCCGCGAAAGTCGGCAACAACATCCTCGAACAAAGTGATGGC AACTACGGCAAAGAGTTGCGAGAGCCTCTTCTCGGCCAGTTCCCGGGAGTCGGCTAGTCTGATCTATCAACGCAAACAAATGCCGCATCGTGTGGGCATGAAATCTTCCAGCCATGGCAGCAGTGGAATTCGTCAGCCATCAATGGTACCCCAAAACACCAGTGAGATCCATCAGCGAGTCATGTCCGCTCGCAATTTACGTATGAAAACGTTTCAAAATCAATTGGCCGATGCCCAGGCAGAGATTGCCAATTTGGCCCACGAGAATCGCATGCTGCGCACTCTCCACAAGCGTCAGTCCTCAGCTTTAAACAAATACGAGTCCACCAATGCTGAGTTGCCGCAATTGTTGCATTCCCATTCCGAGGAGTTGCGTGTGTGGCAGACAAAACATCGCAATTTACAGGCCATCAACAAGGATTTGGAAATGAAACTGAAGCAAAAGGAGGCACTAATATTGTCACTTAGTGATCAGAATAAGCACTATAGTCAGCTAAATAAGGATAA GAATCTCGATGAACGCCAAAAATTACAGGAAAAGTTGCGCTCACTGGAGCAGCGTCTACAAGATAAGGACAATGACATGAAGCTAATGGCTCGTAAGGTACAATTGGAGACAAAGAACTTCCGTCAGCAGTTGCTCAACGAGCAGAAGAAGGGTAAAGAGGTAATGCTTAAACTGGAAAAAGCCCGTCTCGAATTAAGTGGCTATCGCAAACTGGAAGAGTATACG CTAGGCGTAAATGATAAGGGCAATCCCTTGGCATCGGGACGACGTCCAAAATTGGGTGGCGTTTCTATGGATGAGCCAGACAAAATTGATAAGCTAGAGAAATCCCTTGAACTGCTCGACAAGGCCATTGAGAAGAATAATCAAAGTGAATTTAATGCTTTGGCAGATGTTTTGGAAACGGATTCAATGTTTGATTTCGATAAGGTCGTCGATGTGGATGATAAAAATGATTTAGTGTCACCAACGCTTGGAGACTCCAAGATACCATCACGTGTCACCAAGTTGCCAACTCCTGGTCAGGCCAAACAGATGGGAACTGGGGGAACTACCCGTTCTAGTCTTAGTCATTTAGTGAGCGCCCAAAGCAAAATGTCAGGCTCTGGTAAAGCAGGCAACTCAAGACTGCGCAGTGGCGCTGGAAGTATTGGCAATGGAGGTGCCAACATTAAAGGTAATATCGGTGGTTCGGCTAATAAACGCCGAGATACAGATGCCCGACTTTCTTCGACTGAATCGAAAAGCATTAAGCCCTCTCTGAAGTCATTTGAATTGGATTATGATGAGGACTTTGAGGATCATGACGATGCTGACGACAGCTTTGGTCTAATAGACAAATGGTGTGATGATGTTGCTGGAACTCATGACAATGGATCCGATGAAGTAAACGCCAATGAGATGAGCTTGGTCAATTATGGCAACTATATGGATAACAAAAACAGCAGCAATGGTGAAATAGATGCCATGCTGGAAGAGGACGAGGACGAAGATGAGGAAGAGCAAACCGAATCTCAAGATTCACAGCGTGACGAGGACGAG GTGTCCAAGCCAAATCCTCGTGGTCCCCGTATGAAAGAGAACATGTCCAGCATTCGCAAACAGATTTCCAATGATCACAAAGAGCGTGAGAGCTTCCTTAATGCCTATTGCCGTCAATCGTCTAGTAGCAATGTTCGTGAAGATGCCAAGAAACGTACTGGCGTGGTGGCTCCTGGAGTTGGTGTTGGTAACACTTTGACCGGCAGTCGTAAGCATTCTTTGCTAGCTGCCCTTAAGGTTATCGATGACAATAAGGGCCAGGATTAG
- the LOC6645916 gene encoding uncharacterized protein LOC6645916 isoform X2 — protein sequence MNIKLNMCRSVLLALIAACLLQEAHSYCSLEKMKKFAMEACEHLFQQDEASRGKRSVDYKPHHLNRLGFGKLHDKHHYISRGNFPNGGYLKVNREHYHILSELDIIPRYKPRKFHHEKKERERYKRDHSASSYNNIPYCCFNQCDEEFFC from the exons ATGAACATAAAg CTAAATATGTGCCGTTCCGTTTTACTGGCCCTCATTGCCGCTTGCCTGCTGCAGGAGGCTCATTCATATTGCTCATTGGAGAAGATGAAAAAATTTGCCATGGAAGCCTGTGAGCATCTCTTTCAACAGGACGAGGCAAGCAGGGGCAAAAGATCCGTTGACTACAAGCCGCATCATCTGAATCGTTTGGGAT TTGGCAAACTGCACGACAAACATCATTACATCAGTCGCGGCAACTTTCCAAATGGTGGCTATCTGAAAGTGAATCGGGAGCATTATCACATATTAAGCGAATTGGACATTATTCCACGTTACAAGCCAAGGAAGTTCCATCATGAGAAGAAGGAGCGTGAGCGTTACAAGCGAGATCATTCGGCCAGCTCTTACAATAATATCCCCTACTGTTGCTTCAATCAATGTGACGAGGAGTTCTTCTGCTAG
- the LOC6645916 gene encoding uncharacterized protein LOC6645916 isoform X1 has product MTRGSEFTLNMCRSVLLALIAACLLQEAHSYCSLEKMKKFAMEACEHLFQQDEASRGKRSVDYKPHHLNRLGFGKLHDKHHYISRGNFPNGGYLKVNREHYHILSELDIIPRYKPRKFHHEKKERERYKRDHSASSYNNIPYCCFNQCDEEFFC; this is encoded by the exons ATGACAAGAGGGTCAGAATTTACT CTAAATATGTGCCGTTCCGTTTTACTGGCCCTCATTGCCGCTTGCCTGCTGCAGGAGGCTCATTCATATTGCTCATTGGAGAAGATGAAAAAATTTGCCATGGAAGCCTGTGAGCATCTCTTTCAACAGGACGAGGCAAGCAGGGGCAAAAGATCCGTTGACTACAAGCCGCATCATCTGAATCGTTTGGGAT TTGGCAAACTGCACGACAAACATCATTACATCAGTCGCGGCAACTTTCCAAATGGTGGCTATCTGAAAGTGAATCGGGAGCATTATCACATATTAAGCGAATTGGACATTATTCCACGTTACAAGCCAAGGAAGTTCCATCATGAGAAGAAGGAGCGTGAGCGTTACAAGCGAGATCATTCGGCCAGCTCTTACAATAATATCCCCTACTGTTGCTTCAATCAATGTGACGAGGAGTTCTTCTGCTAG